From the genome of Mucilaginibacter paludis DSM 18603:
ACTGACGAATTGCCTGATTGGTGCAGGAACGGCAAACTTGGTATTGATTTGTTGTTTGATGACAACAGCTATGACGAGATGCAAAACGCACTTAAACAAGCATCAGTACTTTCGGAAAAAGCGGGCGAAGGACGACTGGTTAAAGTACTCACCGGCGCTGAGCAGCCGACTTTCTCGGCTCCATTGTTGTTGCCTAAACTAACCGGTTTAAACCCATCACAACAAGCGGCTGTAGAAAAAATTGTTTCGGCCCAGGATTTGGCTATTGTACACGGTCCGCCTGGTACCGGTAAAACTACCACTCTGGTGCAGGCTATAAAAAGCCTGATTAGCCAGGGTGAGAAACAGCTACTTGTAGTTGCGCCAAGTAATACCGCTGTAGACTTGCTGAGCGAAAAGTTAGCTGGCGAGGGGTTAAATGTTTTACGGATAGGTAACCCGGCACGGGTTTCGGATAGATTGATGTCGCTAACTTTGGACAGCAAAATGGCCGAACATGGGCGCATGAAAGATATCAAAAAGCTAAAAAAGCAGGCCGCCGAGTTTAAAAATATGGCTCATAAATATAAACGCAGCTTCGGCAAGGCAGAGCGCGATCAACGAAAGGCTTTGTTTGATGAGGCTCATAAGATAATGAAAGATGTTGGCAAAACTGAGCAATACATTATTGACGACCTGGTAGGCAGGGCACAGGTTATTACCGCCACCCTGGTCGGATCAAATCATTATACCATCCGCGGCCTGCAATTTAACACGGTGGTGATTGACGAAGCCGGACAAGCCCTTGAACCTGCCTGCTGGATACCCATACTCAAGGCTCAAAAAGTTATTTTGGCAGGAGACCATTTTCAACTTTCGCCAACAATTAAATCTGCCAAAGCCGCTCATGACGGGCTGAGCAATACCCTGCTGGAAAAATGCATTACCCTGCATCCGGAGGCTGTTGTGTTGTTAGAAGAGCAATACCGTATGAACGAGGCCATTATGACTTACTCATCGCAGGTGTTCTACCAAAATAAGTTGCAGGCACATGCTTCGGTAGCACAAAGGCTGCTTTTTACGGCCGATGCGCCGTTTAGTTATGTTGATACCGCCGGTTGCGGGTTTGACGAAAAACCAGAAGGTACAAGCATGGCCAATGCCGAAGAAGCAGGATTTTTATTTAAACACCTGGAAAAACTTGTTACAGAACTTAACGAACATTATACAACAGAAAATTTTCCCACCATCGCTATTGTCTCGCCTTATAAAGAACAGATCCGTTTGCTGAAGGATCAACAGCAGCATTGGCCAGGTTTACAGTTATATCAGGATAAAATTTCGGTAAATACCATTGATAGCTTCCAGGGGCAAGAGCGCGATATTGTTTATATCAGCATGACGAGGAGCAATACCAAAGGGGAAATTGGTTTCCTATCTGACATCAGGCGGATGAATGTAGCGATGACGAGAGCGCGTAAAAAGCTGATCATCATAGGCGATAGCTCTACCCTTGCACAAGCTCCTTTTTATGCGGATATGATAAAATATGCCGAGCAAATTAACGGATACCAAAGCGCCTGGGACTTTGTAGCCATG
Proteins encoded in this window:
- a CDS encoding AAA domain-containing protein; protein product: MHYFKKLLDLLKIEQNEDRSSYLKLTESSSVADRRAAGLTWYPVAIRGTEPSRGDYITVELERTTHQDISHQLRFGASAALFSNHDARQDRIEGTIAYQSGDRVKITLFTDELPDWCRNGKLGIDLLFDDNSYDEMQNALKQASVLSEKAGEGRLVKVLTGAEQPTFSAPLLLPKLTGLNPSQQAAVEKIVSAQDLAIVHGPPGTGKTTTLVQAIKSLISQGEKQLLVVAPSNTAVDLLSEKLAGEGLNVLRIGNPARVSDRLMSLTLDSKMAEHGRMKDIKKLKKQAAEFKNMAHKYKRSFGKAERDQRKALFDEAHKIMKDVGKTEQYIIDDLVGRAQVITATLVGSNHYTIRGLQFNTVVIDEAGQALEPACWIPILKAQKVILAGDHFQLSPTIKSAKAAHDGLSNTLLEKCITLHPEAVVLLEEQYRMNEAIMTYSSQVFYQNKLQAHASVAQRLLFTADAPFSYVDTAGCGFDEKPEGTSMANAEEAGFLFKHLEKLVTELNEHYTTENFPTIAIVSPYKEQIRLLKDQQQHWPGLQLYQDKISVNTIDSFQGQERDIVYISMTRSNTKGEIGFLSDIRRMNVAMTRARKKLIIIGDSSTLAQAPFYADMIKYAEQINGYQSAWDFVAMD